The Patescibacteria group bacterium genome segment AACAGATGGGAGTAGATATTATTATGCCACTAGATCGGGTGTGGCATTTGCGCCAGAAAAATCCTTTCGCTTATTTGGAGTCAGTTTTAACCACGGAAAAGTGGTTTCGCGAGTCTCAAAATATCAGCAATAATGTTTTTTATATTTTACAGGGTGGATTGAATAAATGGGCCCGGGCTTTAAGTCTGAAATATGCCAATAAACATTTAAAAGATGGTATTGCAGGCATAGCCATCGGTGGATTAGCCTTTGGTGAACAGCGCTCCAAAATGTATAACATGATCGATTTTTGCAATAGCCAATTACCCGAAGATAAACCGCGCCATTTGTTGGGCGTGGGCGAGCCGGTAGATTTACTAGAAAGCATTGAGCGGGGGATAGATACATTCGATTGCGTAGCACATACCCGGGAAGCTCGCCATGGTCGATTGCTAACTAGTCAGGGCTATTTGCGTTTACGCCGCGCAGAATACGCTAGCGATAATTCCGTGATTGAAGTCGGTTGTGATTGTCCAACTTGTAGAACAGGGATTAGTCGTAGGGAACTTCGGGCCGGCATGAAATCATCGGATCCAATAACCCGTCAACAAACATTAATTAAACTAATGTTGCACAATATTCGTTTTCTGATGCGCCTAATGGAACAATCTCGCACTGCCATCTCACAAAACAGATTTAATAAATTCAAGAAAGAATTTATTGTCAACTTCCGAAATAGTGTAAAATAAAACATTGCCAAATCTGATCTTTGAGAGGTGAGTATAATGACAATTCGTCCTCGAATCTTTGGTGTTGATCTTGATGGTGTCTGTATACGGATTGCGCCAACTTTCGCTCTGGCGGCTAAGGCTTGTGGCTATCAAGAGGAGCTTGATTATACCCAATATTGGATGGGTATACCTCCTAACCTAAGAACCCCGGTACAGAATTATATGGTTGTTTCGGGATTAATCCAAACACTGCCGGCTTATCCTTGTGCAGCCGCTGCTGTGAAACAATTGCAAGACGCTGGTCACAATGTGGTTTTTGTTACGGCCCGAGGGCGAGGGCACACAGGAACTGATAGCGACCTTAAAGAAACCATCGAGCTAATCACGTATCAGTGGTTGGCCGATAATAATTTTTCAGTTCAAAGGCCCATCATTTTCACTGCCGATAAGCGCGCAGCAGCGCAAGATTTTGGCATTGATGTAATGGTGGAAGATTGTCTGGAAACCGCTGAATCATTCCTAGGCACTGATATCAAATGTTATTTGGTCGATCGACCATGGAATGGTGGTTTGTACATTCCTTTTGGTGAATATGATTATCCGTGGCGCATTCGGCTACTCACAGATCTGCTCGCACTACTGGAGTAATTCAATCGCGATAAATCGCCCAGCCTAATCAGCTGGGTTTTTCTATTAAAGAAATATATTGCGCTGGGAGCCATTTTATGCTAGTTTGAGCTTGGCGTTATTTACTCTACAGAGTAAGAACGACTACTTGTTATTTGAAAGGATGGATTAACAACCATGGTCACACAGCATGGCTTAAAAACCACCACTACTTTGGCCACGATGACATGTATCATCGCATGCTTCTTGTTTGGAGGAATTGCCTGTAAAGGCGCCGCTGCTTTAGCGGGGATAGGACGACCCGACCAACCCGGGCTCTATCTTAATTTGGGACGAGGGTTGGAAATGGTAGATCCCTCTAAGCATTTAATCGTCGGCGGATTTCTTACGCCGTCTTTTGAGCTGAATGACTTCAACTCCAAAGCACTGATTGTGGAGCCGGGCATTACCAAAATCACGGCGGTCTATGTGATGACAGATGC includes the following:
- a CDS encoding tRNA guanosine(34) transglycosylase Tgt, with protein sequence MAIKFDILAKDGQARAGVLQTDHGEVHTPTITVNFTPALLRSGLSANRLQELGVEMVLTNTLHTMMEGQLQAPDIHEQLSWNGPVFADSGGFQMVSLAKNMRVEKDGIKFSWDDAEHKITPAQIVEWQKQMGVDIIMPLDRVWHLRQKNPFAYLESVLTTEKWFRESQNISNNVFYILQGGLNKWARALSLKYANKHLKDGIAGIAIGGLAFGEQRSKMYNMIDFCNSQLPEDKPRHLLGVGEPVDLLESIERGIDTFDCVAHTREARHGRLLTSQGYLRLRRAEYASDNSVIEVGCDCPTCRTGISRRELRAGMKSSDPITRQQTLIKLMLHNIRFLMRLMEQSRTAISQNRFNKFKKEFIVNFRNSVK